A section of the Solea solea chromosome 17, fSolSol10.1, whole genome shotgun sequence genome encodes:
- the LOC131443147 gene encoding apolipoprotein B-100-like, with the protein MGCSKLCLLLLLGTYTLAQQDAGNDQACYLAKRFKNFRRFVYNYEAETFNGVNGGTDNKSGPKISCKVEVDVPQTCSFILRTTECSLSEISEVDAAGNPVYRAAARAEAFKAAMAKNTLKITVAGMTNVELYPEDDEPVNILNVKRGIVSALLVPAMEQEMTDMPTVHGVCPSRIFVNSTQEDVVTAMTVTRDLSQCDLFTAHRQETSPLALISGMNLPLSKMISSSQICSYQFDGQKKHMTSGSCTEKHLFLPLSHQGEYGISTMVKQTVTLREVAKINDRVFERNEGNLRFLPMDVADEKSPLQTKDDAIATLRQLNTLSKTSQGEERASLFLKLVSEFRGLKADVLGPAVAEMMSVSNSLTLQALVQCGTPECTSALLSVLKKFDSGVALDATVYALGLLSNPSRLMVKDMLAMAQHKQSKPIMYALSIAVKKLYSQKGLTPEITAVSEFVTSLLGTDCGGEKDLTYLTLRVIGNMGNALEEADAAIKDTLLKCMRQPATTLSVQLAAIQAFRRMTVTAEVRTNLQRVCQYPKGAVQKRLAAYLILMRKPQDSDIEMVKKLLTQEQNVQIKSFVTSHIYNIISSTDPEIQIIGNKIMEALEDTGVTTHNDFTTKSRNYKLGMGDESVQAAMQGNVIFDSSNRMPREVMLETTLKAFGYNMDIWEVGMEGRGVEPTIDALFGKNGFFPDTVSKAIYWAEDVMPPKMKEVLEKWVAPLKSQGQKVPENLGREIYRNFNKLVKELQSQESPEAMAYLRFMGTELGNIKGNDLTFMAEKLVEIAERTIQTSHVLLSTLPIAIVHGLMSGTDKEIFAHYIFMDNKFLMSTASGLPLEFAMSGTFTPGAKGGIDIVSDMKELSFMPSVGVEFVTKMGVHVPEFVESAVELHTNMYHESALNAKITMEQSQVKLSIPAPQGTTKFLRISNKVMIVGAGQATKIPHKQSHSDCKTLFAGVKYCTQTLLAHPGDRTDVPYCPLNGETLFAVDIQPTNEVSEYTATIAYKLLSEGKDGRQKVDSLKMALRAEGAQPTEATATMKYNRNRNVFTTQVEIPDFDVEAGVKVSMTDSNTKGKSIVLEISNKNIPQLSLIGRAKLQSMTDGMVQVQLLVPSLKTDAAITATMSKTNGLTMEIRSDVKLPETSSTQAVIFKYGDEQADVQLVSNVNADTKMLVAFTDDFQFWLRQFVEDVMDQQVVKTDMKMRHIINKGVEAGNIWMEKIATDVPYVQTLRNSMADVEIPSMPENLFMNLESKFKYQFNKDRLTISVPLPLGGKSSEELKIPPTVTSPKISLPQVGVNIAPREIQIPPFTIPSEYELSLPLMGMVEVTTKVNSNYYNWEATVSAGNNTAEFPSYLAKFNIMAESPIKLLSFSTEGATKITDTADKTMELDINGLLNHMFVKTGFNVLNTLSVTESVLSTGRYNIYAISPVGLDTYLTITTQVKIDSNLLSGDINTDGGITIGPMTALTIYRHTFSVEPAKKEARMESKLSMTSKVLTVVNDFKGSYADEELLIESNTNINASPIKHTTKMSLRYKDVQLTILSDSVTKADESMLRSQIEISSSEAQISLRIENQAGDTVNRVYSLVTGSIKPSSLEINADASMNIFSSLASHKATLVVNTNGLTTSCTTTAQHSPMTFENVFHGGVDTSGATMSLTTKGGIKGNKAELTAEGKIVRTEVSFNGIFKGNLFDVNTRNIVNLKVNEDGLSLSNNMVGSFNEMRTENSHTLSLSLRTLTLHSKTENVLDMRNSYMHDITVHMEPYTASVIVKNDLKIMEINFGNDAQFKAEPYTLELTGTMKAVFSEEELKHTYEMKFVDMALSAKCNTNGKLLGSHLAHSADMEIAGLTMKFNDMVNLNLPSLHLDSTVKTVAAPFTLTVNAIFNSDGVVSLYGQQSGEMYSKFLLKAEPLLFTHSLEYRASTTHELEGSPAIKTNMENKFNSLLSLEEQSVTLKMKCKVNDHTLDEEIKAYNNKERIGIEMEGVISSPIINEFNTDYSISGFVKYVKNSDSHFIQIPFVEHLPAVIENVKTTLMKLMDQSIEMLKDVDSKYEISVKLQNKVSELKEAIDNFDLSRLIRNLRKNLTKLENVLQINFPGDKIMNALKSTKDTVMAFIKKHNIATKFSVMYAKIEKILSSYEVEKMIEAIMDEIVKIMKQYQVREKIQSVFVALRSIEFQPLLNKALAPVQLLVNELHSFDFKQLMEDISDYLMEIVQKIKSFDYDTFTVELKEKAADMSRIPCFGKLNGEFRFTSPHYTFKTTADLDNITATSDTPEFKINLNSQAKSTLAILDFTADASAHFAAPKMNRLTMSENIDVDSSCFTLDHKGTVTLYGLSAQASGETKAKVTTELYTADLVNNAFLAMENGVSATADTSYKHAFNFPPGHISAEALINQKTVFQLEDGTARLTFKNLASEKSAVQDLSNEVTHKSDMEVVTDLYTAKATFTGETGCSHLKMNHNVVADMSIFRHVIVDAKVETEAPFLKSSVVEAKFQAKVEDMKIDFTASHNALLVGQVEGTLSSSALASITPNELIFDTKNKGNAKITLPFKLSGKVDLQNDIALTLNSDTQQASWTGLARFNQYKYSHLFTMDNNDEEIQISSQINGEANLDVLKERITIPEITVPFVGFRTRRVESFSVWEDTRLGILLFTTQQTLDMNSKMKYKKNPNMITIDMNLEPIISAINTNVKALHKKVLISKDKAAATFATSFNKAKAEYEKYSIDFPKTITVPAYKVPVMNVEMSTFTIPLPDASLMKMPTLHIPSALSKLTLPKITLPKIQSIKIPVMGDLTYELTMKTAIVTVKTDASILNKDSIVMKLDVSSSSVEDLLTGKIQGNVNVDTAAGFKMGSTLSVRHLIVEGNHDSNIILSYDNLETSITNSFKVKPLRAMEIHQVITGNSEEGLVVSMSIPVAGYIAGQVQMRRPAQIQAKLYGRYPSEPTTDVDILGLKMSLMSSERPIIQTTCNMEMPNEVMTEIRRQVPNAIELVSAGAYLTSEEMLRLKKSVVSAGQKCKWVVKRTIEKLSNENLSDTVTAVIDNTILILQEYKKRVETALDAIFKFLRDTKFQIPWFTERLSGFEIYQELSELVSDVVEEVLEIPSKIYDFFSTVFQSLRDIEFKRPGANYMITIGDVFDSLADAVRPYRDSLIVFVRKLGNIKLEDIMNTFSEFMQTMYEVSEGFLQTLKSMSVEKVLAFVTGVYDDFINSPFVSSIIMWIMEKYEMFQNAIRP; encoded by the exons AACCTGCCCCTGTCCAAGATGATCAGCAGCTCCCAGATCTGCAGCTACCAGTTTGACGGCCAGAAGAAGCACATGACCAGTGGATCCTGCACAGAGAAGCATCTCTTCCTGCCCCTGTCCCACCA GGGTGAATATGGAATCTCTACTATGGTGAAACAGACTGTGACTCTGCGGGAGGTCGCCAAGATCAATGACAGAGTCTTTGAGCGCA ATGAGGGTAACCTCAGGTTCCTGCCCATGGATGTTGCCGATGAAAAGTCTCCTCTCCAGACCAAGGATGACGCCATCGCCACACTGCGCCAGCTTAACACCCTGTCAAAGACATCTCAAGGCGAGGAGCGCGCAAGCCTCTTCCTCAAACTCGTGTCTGAGTTCCGTGGCCTGAAGGCCGACGTCCTGGGACCTGCTGTTGCTGAGATGATGTCCGTGTCCAACTCTCTGACACTGCAAGCTCTGGTCCAGTGTGGCACCCCAGAGTGCACCAGCGCCCTTCTGAGCGTCCTCAAGAAATTTGACAGTGGTGTCGCGCTCGATGCTACCGTCTACGCCCTGGGGTTGCTGTCCAATCCCTCCCGCCTCATGGTCAAGGACATGCTGGCGATGGCTCAGCACAAGCAAAGCAAGCCCATCATGTATGCTCTGAGCATTGCAGTCAAGAA ACTGTACAGCCAAAAAGGACTCACCCCTGAGATCACTGCTGTCTCTGAGTTTGTCACGTCTCTTCTGGGCACTGACTGTGGCGGGGAGAAAGATCTGACCTACCTCACCTTGAGG GTTATTGGCAACATGGGAAATGCGTTGGAAGAGGCCGATGCTGCGATCAAGGACACCCTGCTGAAGTGCATGAGACAGCCTGCAACCACTCTGTCTGTGCAGCTGGCAGCTATTCAGGCCTTCAGACGCATGACTGTGACAGCTGAG GTTCGCACTAACCTCCAGAGAGTCTGCCAGTACCCCAAGGGTGCTGTGCAGAAGCGTCTGGCAGCTTATCTGATTCTGATGAGAAAACCCCAGGACAGTGACATTGAGATGGTGAAGAAGCTGCTCACACAGGAACAGAACGTGCAGATCAAGTCCTTCGTGACCTCGCACATCTATAACATCATTTCCTCCACTGATCCAGAGATCCAGAT AATTGGTAATAAGATCATGGAAGCCCTGGAGGACACAGGTGTCACTACACACAATGACTTCACCACAAAGTCTCGCAACTACAAGCTGGGCATGGGAGATGAGAGTGTGCAGGCTGCAATGCAGGGCAACGTTATCTTTGATTCCTCTAACCGTATGCCCAGAGAGGTCATGCTGGAAACCACTCTGAAAGCTTTTGGTTACAACATGGACATTTGGGAG GTTGGTATGGAAGGAAGAGGCGTTGAGCCAACCATCGACGCTTTGTTTGGAAAGAACGGTTTCTTCCCTGACACCGTGTCCAAGGCTATTTACTGGGCTGAAGACGTGATGCCACCAAAGATGAAAGAGGTTCTGGAGAAATGGGTTGCTCCTTTAAAATCACAAGGACAGAAG GTCCCTGAAAATCTTGGAAGGGAAATTTATCGCAACTTCAACAAGCTGGTGAAAGAGCTGCAGAGTCAGGAATCTCCGGAGGCCATGGCTTACCTGAGGTTCATGGGAACTGAACTTGGCAACATCAAGGGCAACGACCTGACGTTTATGGCTGAAAAACTAGTCGAGATAGCTGAAAGAACAATCCAGACATCGCACGTTTTATTGTCGACCCTTCCCATTGCG atCGTCCACGGACTTATGTCAGGAACTGACAAGGAGATCTTTGCCCATTACATCTTCATGGACAACAAATTCCTGATGTCAACTGCGTCTGGTTTGCCTCTGGAATTCGCTATGTCTGGCACCTTTACACCTGGTGCAAAGGGAGGCATTGACATTGTTTCAGACATg AAGGAGCTGTCGTTCATGCCCTCAGTTGGAGTCGAGTTTGTGACCAAGATGGGAGTCCATGTCCCTGAATTTGTGGAGTCTGCTGTTGAGTTGCACACCAACATGTACCATGAGAGCGCGCTCAATGCCAAGATTACCATGGAACAGAGCCAGGTCAAGCTGTCCATCCCGGCTCCACAAGGCACCACAAAGTTCTTGCGTATCAG CAATAAAGTGATGATTGTTGGAGCTGGCCAGGCTACAAAGATCCCACACAAACAGAGTCACTCAGACTGCAAAACTCTCTTCGCTggagtcaaatactgcacccaAACACTCCTTGCTCACCCTGGTGACAGGACTGATGTTCCTTACTGCCCCCTGAATGGAGAAACCCT GTTCGCTGTAGACATCCAGCCAACTAACGAAGTCTCTGAGTACACAGCCACCATTGCCTATAAGCTCCTCAGTGAAGGAAAAGATGGCCGCCAGAAAGTTGATTCTTTGAAGATGGCCCTCAGAGCTGAAG GCGCTCAGCCGACTGAGGCTACAGCCACCATGAAATACAACAGGAACAGAAATGTCTTCACCACTCAAGTCGAGATCCCTGACTTCGATGTCGAGGCCGGTGTTAAGGTCAGCATGACAGACAGCAACACCAAAGGCAAATCCATTGTCCTCGAGATCTCCAACAAGAACATCCCCCAGCTTTCTCTGATTGGTCGTGCCAA GCTTCAGTCCATGACTGATGGCATGGTACAGGTTCAACTGTTGGTCCCCTCACTCAAGACTGACGCTGCCATCACTGCTACAATGAGCAAAACTAATGGACTCACCATGGAGATCAGAAGTGATGTAAAGCTTCCAGAAACTTCCTCGACTCAGGCAGTCATTTTCAAATATG GTGATGAACAGGCTGACGTTCAGCTGGTATCCAACGTGAATGCTGATACTAAGATGCTGGTGGCTTTCACTGACGACTTCCAGTTCTGGCTCAGGCAGTTTGTGGAGGATGTCATGGACCAGCAGGTTGTCAAGACTGATATGAAAATGCGCCATATCATCAACAAGGGAGTTGAG gCCGGCAATATCTGGATGGAGAAGATCGCAACTGATGTTCCATACGTTCAGACTCTGAGGAACAGTATGGCTGATGTGGAAATACCCTCAATGCCTGAAAACCTATTCATGAACCT TGAAAGCAAATTCAAATACCAGTTCAACAAAGACCGTTTGACTATCAGTGTCCCTCTGCCTTTGGGAGGCAAATCATCTGAGGAGCTGAAGATTCCTCCAACGGTCACTTCTCCTAAGATCTCTTTGCCTCAGGTGGGAGTGAACATTGCCCCAAGGGAGATCCAGATCCCCCCCTTTACCATTCCATCTGAATATGaactctctctgcctctgatgGGAATGGTGGAAGTAACTACCAAAGTTAACAGCAACTATTATAACTGGGAGGCAACAGTCTCTGCTGGTAACAACACGGCGGAGTTTCCTAGCTACCTGGCCAAGTTCAACATCATGGCTGAGAGCCCAATAAAACTTCTGTCCTTCTCAACTGAGG GAGCTACAAAAATAACTGACACAGCAGACAAAACCATGGAATTAGACATTAATGGTTTACTGAACCACATGTTTGTGAAGACAGGTTTTAATGTGTTGAATACCCTCTCAGTCACAGAGAGTGTACTGTCAACAGGAAGGTATAACATCTATGCCATCTCCCCAGTGGGTCTGGACACTTATCTGACCATCACTACCCAGGTCAAAATAGACTCCAACTTGCTTTCTGGAGACATCAACACAGATGGAGGTATTACTATTGGACCCATGACTGCTCTCACTATCTATCGCCACACCTTCTCTGTTGAGCCAGCCAAGAAAGAAGCAAGAATGGAGAGTAAACTGAGCATGACCTCTAAAGTGCTGACGGTTGTGAACGATTTTAAGGGATCCTATGCAGATGAGGAGCTTCTGATTGAGTCTAACACCAACATAAATGCGAGCCCCATCAAGCACACCACCAAAATGAGCCTCAGATATAAGGATGTCCAGCTTACTATCCTGTCTGACTCTGTGACCAAGGCTGATGAGAGCATGCTTCGTAGCCAGATCGAGATCTCTTCTTCTGAAGCACAGATCAGTCTCAGAATAGAGAATCAAGCTGGTGATACAGTGAACCGTGTCTACTCTCTGGTCACTGGGTCCATTAAACCCTCTAGTTTGGAGATCAACGCCGATGCCTCCATGAACATCTTTTCAAGTCTTGCCTCACACAAGGCAACCTTGGTAGTGAACACAAATGGCCTGACCACCAGTTGTACAACAACTGCCCAGCACAGCCCGATGACCTTTGAGAATGTTTTCCATGGTGGTGTTGACACTTCTGGTGCCACCATGTCTCTCACCACTAAGGGAGGTATTAAAGGGAACAAAGCAGAGCTTACGGCTGAAGGAAAGATTGTAAGAACAGAAGTCTCTTTCAATGGTATCTTTAAGGGAAACCTCTTTGACGTCAACACCAGGAACATAGTAAACCTTAAAGTCAATGAAGATGGCCTGAGTCTTTCCAACAACATGGTTGGGTCTTTCAATGAAATGAGGACTGAAAATTCCCACACCCTGTCTCTTTCCCTGAGAACCTTAACTCTTCACTCcaagacagaaaatgtccttgaCATGAGAAACTCCTACATGCACGACATCACAGTTCACATGGAGCCTTACACTGCCTCAGTAATTGTAAAAAATGACCTTAAGATAATGGAAATTAACTTTGGGAATGACGCCCAGTTCAAGGCAGAGCCATACACATTGGAGCTGACAGGAACAATGAAGGCAGTTTTCTCAGAGGAAGAGCTCAAGCATACTTATGAAATGAAGTTTGTGGACATGGCCTTGTCTgcaaagtgcaatacaaatggCAAACTCTTGGGGTCTCACCTGGCACATTCTGCTGACATGGAGATTGCTGGACTGACCATGAAGTTCAATGATATGGTAAACCTCAACTTACCATCTCTTCACCTGGACAGCACAGTCAAAACCGTCGCTGCGCCATTCACTCTGACCGTCAATGCCATTTTCAACTCTGATGGTGTGGTGTCCCTGTATGGACAGCAGAGTGGTGAGATGTACAGCAAATTCCTCCTGAAAGCAGAGCCCCTTCTGTTCACACATTCCCTTGAATACAGGGCTTCAACCACCCATGAGCTGGAAGGCAGTCCCGCTATCAAGACCAACATGGAGAACAAGTTCAACAGCTTGCTTAGTTTAGAAGAGCAAAGTGTCACACTAAAGATGAAATGTAAAGTCAATGACCACACTTTAGATGAAGAAATTAAAGcatacaacaacaaagagagaaTAGGTATTGAGATGGAGGGAGTAATATCAAGCCCCATCATCAATGAGTTCAATACAGATTACTCTATCTCTGgatttgtgaaatatgtcaaGAACAGCGACAGCCATTTTATCCAGATCCCATTTGTTGAGCACCTGCCTGCAGTCATTGAAAATGTTAAGACCACATTGATGAAGCTGATGGACCAGAGTATTGAGATGCTGAAAGACGTTGACAGCAAGTACGAGATCAGTGTCAAGTTGCAGAACAAAGTGTCAGAACTTAAGGAGGCCATTGACAACTTCGACTTAAGCCGCTTAATCCGAAACTTGAGGAAGAATCTCACCAAATTGGAAAATGTGCTCCAAATAAATTTCCCAGGTGACAAAATCATGAATGCTCTGAAATCCACCAAGGACACTGTTATGGCTTTTATCAAGAAACATAACATTGCAACCAAGTTCAGTGTAATGTATGCCAAAATAGAAAAGATCCTCTCTAGCTATGAAGTTGAGAAGATGATTGAGGCCATCATGGATGAGATAGTTAAAATTATGAAGCAATATCAGGTAAGGGAAAAGATTCAGTCTGTATTTGTTGCTCTCAGATCAATTGAATTCCAGCCTTTGCTCAACAAAGCGCTGGCTCCTGTTCAGCTGCTTGTGAATGAACTCCACTCATTTGACTTCAAACAACTGATGGAAGACATCAGTGATTATTTAATGGAAATTGTCCAGAAAATCAAATCGTTCGATTATGACACATTCACTGTGGAGCTAAAAGAGAAGGCAGCAGACATGTCCAGAATTCCCTGTTTTGGAAAACTCAATGGAGAATTCAGGTTTACATCACCTCATTACACATTCAAAACCACTGCTGACCTGGATAACATCACAGCTACATCAGACACACCAGAATTCAAAATTAATCTTAACTCACAGGCAAAATCTACTCTGGCAATCCTTGACTTCACTGCAGATGCCAGTGCGCATTTTGCAGCACCCAAGATGAACCGTCTGACCATGTCTGAGAACATTGATGTTGACTCATCATGTTTTACTCTTGACCACAAGGGCACAGTGACCTTGTATGGTCTGTCAGCACAGGCTTCTGGAGAAACTAAAGCAAAAGTCACAACTGAGCTCTATACTGCAGACCTTGTCAACAACGCATTTCTTGCCATGGAAAACGGAGTTTCGGCCACTGCAGACACCAGCTACAAACATGCCTTCAATTTTCCACCAGGTCACATTTCCGCCGAGGCACTCATAAATCAGAAGACAGTTTTCCAACTTGAGGATGGCACCGCACGTCTTACCTTTAAGAATCTTGCCAGTGAAAAATCTGCAGTTCAGGACCTGTCAAATGAGGTAACCCATAAGAGTGACATGGAAGTGGTCACAGACCTTTACACGGCCAAAGCAACCTTCACTGGGGAAACAGGATGCagccatttgaaaatgaatcataatgtgGTGGCTGATATGAGCATCTTCCGCCATGTCATTGTTGATGCCAAGGTTGAGACCGAGGCACCCTTCTTGAAAAGCAGCGTTGTGGAGGCCAAGTTCCAGGCTAAGGTTGAAGACATGAAAATTGATTTCACTGCCTCTCATAATGCTCTGCTGGTTGGCCAGGTTGAGGGAACTCTCTCAAGCTCTGCTCTCGCTTCAATCACACCTAATGAGCTTATATTTGACACCAAGAATAAGGGAAATGCCAAGATTACACTTCCATTCAAGCTGTCCGGAAAGGTGGATCTCCAGAATGACATCGCTCTTACTCTCAACTCTGACACGCAGCAAGCTAGCTGGACAGGCCTGGCGAGATTCAACCAGTACAAATACTCTCATCTCTTCACTATGGACAACAATGATGAAGAAATTCAAATATCTTCCCAGATTAATGGAGAAGCAAATCTTGATGTTTTGAAGGAACGAATCACAATCCCTGAAATAACAGTGCCATTTGTTGGGTTCAGGACAAGAAGAGTGGAATCCTTCTCAGTGTGGGAAGATACTCGCCTTGGCATCTTGCTATTTACAACTCAGCAGACATTAGACATGAACTCCAAGATGAAGTACAAGAAGAACCCTAACATGATTACCATTGACATGAATTTGGAGCCAATCATCAGTGCCATCAATACAAATGTCAAGGCTCTGCATAAGAAAGTGCTTATCAGCAAGGATAAGGCTGCTGCCACCTTCGCTACGTCTTTCAACAAGGCAAAGGCAGAGTATGAGAAATATAGCATTGATTTCCCCAAAACCATTACAGTGCCTGCCTACAAAGTTCCAGTGATGAATGTCGAGATGTCTACATTTACGATTCCCCTGCCTGATGCCAGTCTCATGAAAATGCCTACTCTGCATATTCCATCTGCCCTGAGCAAGCTGACTCTTCCAAAGATCACTCTGCCCAAAATTCAGAGCATCAAGATCCCAGTGATGGGTGATCTGACCTATGAGCTTACCATGAAAACAGCAATTGTCACGGTAAAAACTGATGCCAGCATCCTCAACAAGGACAGTATCGTAATGAAGCTTGATGTCTCGTCATCCTCTGTGGAAGATCTTCTGACTGGAAAGATTCAAGGCAATGTCAACGTGGACACGGCAGCTGGATTCAAAATGGGCTCTACCCTCTCCGTTAGACATCTGATTGTAGAGGGAAACCATGACAGCAACATTATCCTAAGTTATGACAATTTGGAAACCTCCATCACCAATTCATTTAAGGTGAAACCCCTGCGGGCAATGGAAATCCACCAAGTGATCACTGGAAATTCCGAGGAAGGCCTGGTTGTATCCATGTCCATTCCAGTTGCAGGATATATTGCAGGTCAGGTGCAGATGAGGCGCCCAGCACAAATCCAAGCCAAACTCTATGGTCGCTACCCG TCTGAACCAACAACAGACGTTGATATCTTGGGTCTAAAAATGTCTCTGATGAGCTCAGAGAGGCCGATCATTCAGACAACCTGCAACATGGAGATGCCAAATGAGGTGATGACAGAAATTAGGAGACAGGTGCCCAATGCCATCGAGCTTGTGTCTGCTGGCGCTTACTTAACATCTGAAGAAATGTTGAGGCTCAAGAAGTCTGTTGTATCGGCTGGACAGAAGTGCAAATGGGTGGTCAAGAGGACCATTGAAAAGCTTTCAAACGAAAATCTTTCTGACACCGTGACAGCTGTTATTGATAACACCATTTTGATCCTACAAGAGTACAAAAAGAGAGTTGAAACAGCCCTTGATGCTATTTTTAAATTCCTCAGAGACACCAAGTTCCAGATCCCCTGGTTTACAGAGAGATTGTCTGGGTTTGAGATCTACCAGGAATTGAGTGAGCTTGTCTCAGATGTAGTGGAGGAAGTTCTTGAGATTCCAAGTAAAATCTATGACTTCTTTTCTACAGTCTTTCAGTCTTTACGAGACATTGAATTCAAACGTCCTGGCGCAAACTACATGATCACCATAGGAGATGTTTTTGATAGTTTGGCTGATGCTGTGAGGCCATACCGGGATAGTCTGATTGTCTTTGTGAGGAAATTGGGAAACATCAAATTGGAAGACATcatgaacacattttcagaaTTCATGCAGACAATGTATGAAGTCAGTGAGGGATTTCTCCAAACCCTAAAATCTATGAGTGTAGAGAAGGTCTTGGCCTTTGTTACTGGTGTGTATGATGATTTCATCAACTCTCCTTTTGTGTCTAGTATAATCATGTGGATAATGGAGAAGTACGAGATGTTTCAAAATGCTATCCGTCCGTGA
- the LOC131443149 gene encoding rho-related GTP-binding protein RhoB-like, which translates to MADIRKKLVVVGDGACGKTCLLIVFSKDEFPEVYVPTVFETYVADIEADNKQVQLALWDTAGQEDYDRLRPLSYPDTDVILMCFSVDSPDSLENIPEKWVPEVKHFCPNVPIILVANKKDLRNDEGVKNDLSRLKLEPLKPEDGRAMAMRIGAYDYLECSAKTKEGIWEVFESATRAALQKRNTPPGGCLKCCVLM; encoded by the coding sequence ATGGCAGACATTCGCAAAAAACTTGTGGTGGTGGGGGACGGCGCGTGTGGCAAGACGTGTCTGCTGATTGTCTTCAGCAAAGACGAGTTCCCCGAGGTGTATGTCCCCACTGTGTTTGAGACATATGTGGCGGACATAGAGGCGGACAACAAGCAAGTGCAGCTGGCTCTGTGGGACACAGCCGGGCAGGAAGACTACGACCGCCTGCGCCCTCTCTCCTACCCGGACACGGATGTCATTCTCATGTGCTTCTCCGTGGACAGCCCGGATTCTTTGGAAAACATCCCCGAAAAGTGGGTGCCCGAGGTCAAACACTTTTGTCCCAACGTGCCGATTATACTAGTGGCCAACAAGAAGGATCTGCGCAACGACGAGGGCGTAAAGAACGATCTGTCCAGGCTGAAGCTGGAGCCTCTGAAACCGGAGGACGGCCGCGCCATGGCCATGCGCATTGGCGCATATGACTATTTGGAATGTTCAGCCAAAACCAAGGAGGGGATCTGGGAAGTGTTCGAGAGCGCAACGCGGGCGGCCCTGCAGAAGCGGAACACGCCGCCCGGCGGTTGTCTCAAGTGCTGTGTTTTGATGTGA